DNA from Atribacterota bacterium:
AACTATTTATTGATGTAGAAAATGGTATAATAAAAAATTGTGAAATATTTGGAGATTTTTTGTCATTATCTGATATCTCTGAAATTGAAAAAGCATTGCAAAATAAGCGTTATGAATCGGAAACCATAGAGAGAACTCTATCCCAGTTCAATCTTAAATATTATTTCGGAGAAATAACATTACAGGAAATAATGACGGTGTTCTTTGGATAAACAATTATATCCAACCAAATGGAATGATGATTTTATATTTCACTGTGAATAACTGTACTCCTAAATTATTTATTATTCTTTGAAAAAATAGTTTGATTTAGGTATAATTGATAAGTTTATTAAAAAAATAAATAAATTTCTTCGAGCTGTTTGCTCTAAGGGTATAGCCTATGACAAACATCCATCAGGTTTATCAAGAAATTGTTGAGCCCCCCGTATTGGAAAGAAGAAAAAATATTATATCCTGTGCGGGAATACCGTACAGGATATATTTATATAAAGGAGTAATATGTTTCAGCCACTATTTAAGGTTATAACAATCGAAGAAAGCATAAAGATTTTCCGGGAATCTTTTGATTTTGATACTTTTTTTCAAAATCGTAAACAGAAAATCGAACTTAATCAAGCTTTTACAAGGGTGCTGGCAGAAGACATTGTTTCAAGGGAGAATATCCCTGGTTTTAATAGATCAACTATGGATGGGTATGCAGTTAAAGCCAGCGACACTTTTGGAGCAAGTGATAGCTTGCCAGCTTATCTTGATTTAATTGGTGAGATAAAAATGTCAGAAAAGCCTTCCTGTGTCTTGAAAAATGGTCAAGCTGTAAGAATATCAACTGGGGGGATGCTTCCAGAAGGAGCTAATTCGGTAGTTATGCTGGAATACACAGAAAATATTAGTTCCTCAATGATTGAAATAAGTCGCTCTGTAGCCCCCTGGGAAAATGTGTTACGGGAAGATGAAGATATTAAGAGTAATGAAAAAGTGTTAGAAAAGGGTTATTGTCTGAGACCGCAGGATATTGGCCTGTTGGCAGCATTGGGATGGGAGAGTATAAATGTATTTAAAAAACCAAAAATTGCAATTATTTCCACCGGTGATGAAATTGTTCCCATAAATCAAAAGCCTGAACCCGGA
Protein-coding regions in this window:
- a CDS encoding molybdopterin molybdotransferase MoeA, producing MFQPLFKVITIEESIKIFRESFDFDTFFQNRKQKIELNQAFTRVLAEDIVSRENIPGFNRSTMDGYAVKASDTFGASDSLPAYLDLIGEIKMSEKPSCVLKNGQAVRISTGGMLPEGANSVVMLEYTENISSSMIEISRSVAPWENVLREDEDIKSNEKVLEKGYCLRPQDIGLLAALGWESINVFKKPKIAIISTGDEIVPINQKPEPGQVRNINTFMLGAAINQLGCIPHYAGIVKDNEKVLTNELQSFKENPEIDLVLISGGSSVGVRDYTLKVLDSLGSPGVLVHGLALKPGKPTIISLNDGKLFIGLPGHPVSAMMVFENVVKKIIYELKGEIFHFEYEKTIDALLDSNVFSDAGREEYVRVVLKNRHGQLWAIPVLGKSGMISSLAAADGYITIRLNQEGLYQGEKVTVTLFE